A window of Micromonas commoda chromosome 13, complete sequence contains these coding sequences:
- a CDS encoding predicted protein, translating to MSEPGSPATPAPKGGRSPGSTMKKTATPGASNDMAVHGVFSYPGSTNVGTEYTSKHALPERYKGLQMTPGERKSGKNNDSWFDTEVKRFGEDEPYIDPDPGIPEIPGKEQRVRELEAIKKRVSAKGWFPAGRMNPEAPKPRMGPHYANMNEGDGEEGKYVPMPRGLYTQPPKRGSYNQPGILIGESIRNAPPSSPVVVRERKVKVAHVKVRVNTKEKKAAAEEGAEEEGGDEKKEEEKKEEATPAKQKAPSPDRPWRTPSKVKPLSPQKDYNEMMKDKLAAASAANKLRKEEEAKAKPQAPPDEYQPSKMLNRKIIADARAALTLSGPFVAVGGCKSETLPNGIFDDMGELYEYNPGDWYEEPPPPQKPDPLAPKPKPFKPAGIKQRPVKSDYVPNPGGKRGAEAGKARRAEVAARRLANAPRGAWKPGSGGAPKSLPVKTFGKFDPGPFPNPVSLRNTQYVQ from the exons ATGAGCGAGCCCGGGAGCCCggccacgcccgcgcccaagggGGGCAGGTCCCCGGGGTCGACCATGAAAAAGACGGCGACCCCGGGCGCCAGCAACGACATGGCGGTCCACGGCGTCTTCTCCTACCCCGGATCCACCAACGTCGGCACGGAATACACCTCGAAGCACG CCCTCCCCGAACGATACAAGGGCCTGCAGATGACCCCTGGCGAGCGTAAGAGCGGCAAGAACAACGACAGCTGGTTCGACACCGAGGTCAAGCgcttcggcgaggacgagcccTACATCGATCCCGACCCGGGCATCCCCGAGATCCCGGGCAAAGAGCAGAGGGTGCGCGAGCTGGAGGCCATCAAGAAGCGGGTGTCCGCCAAGGGGTGGTTCCCGGCGGGGCGAATGAACCCGGAGGCGCCGAAGCCACGCATGGGCCCGCACTACGCCAACATGAACGAAGGGGACGGAGAGGAGGGCAAGTACGTTCCCATGCCCCGCGGGCTCTACACCCAACCGCCCAAGAGGGGCTCGTACAACCAACCCGGGATCCTCATCGGCGAATCGATCCgaaacgcgccgccgtcctcgccggtggTGGTGCGCGAACGGAAGGTGAAGGTGGCGCACGTGAAGGTGCGCGTGAACaccaaggagaagaaggcggccgccgaggagggtgccgaggaggaggggggcgacgagaagaaggaggaggagaagaaagAGGAGGCGACTCCCGCGAAGCAGAAggctccgtcgccggatcggccgtggcggacgccgtcCAAGGTCAAGCCGCTCTCGCCCCAAAAGGACTACAACGAGATGATGAAGGACAAGCTCGCGgctgcgtcggcggcgaacaagCTGAGGaaagaggaggaggccaaggcgaaaCCGCAGGCGCCGCCGGATGAGTACCAGCCGTCCAAGATGCTCAACCGAAAGAtaatcgccgacgccagggcggcgctgacgcTCAGCGGGCCCttcgtcgcggtgggcggtTGCAAGTCGGAGACGCTGCCAAACGGCATATTCGACGACATGGGCGAGCTGTACGAGTACAACCCCGGGGATTGGTACgaggagccgccgccgccgcagaaACCCGATCCGCTCGCGCCAAAACCCAAACCGTTCAAACCCGCGGGGATCAAGCAGCGACCCGTCAAGTCCGATTACGTCCCGAACCCGGGGGGTAAGCGGGGTGCCGAGGCAGGCaaggcgaggcgcgcggaggtggcggcgcggcggttggccaacgcgccgaggggcgCGTGGAAGcccggaagcggcggcgcgccgaagAGTTTGCCGGTGAAGACGTTCGGCAAGTTCGACCCGGGTCCGTTTCCGAATCCGGTGAGTTTGAGGAACACCCAGTACGTGCAGTGA
- a CDS encoding predicted protein encodes MSSREVLDRSQRTKINTVDDRNWYSQPRLCTHVDDEFLAQLTQLYRERIPAGGKVLDMCSSWISHLPPEVEYSEVVGHGLNAEELGKNRRLSRFFVKNLNENPTFAAEDQTYDAVLCCVSVQYLQRPEEVFAEVYRVLKPGGVFIVSFSNRMFYEKAISAWRDGTGFSRAQLVKQYFQCVSGFTKAEVITEVGVEPDDSVFGKLKRFMKRSSSDPFYAVVGYRNYRRIDA; translated from the exons ATGTCTTC GAGGGAGGTGTTGGACCGGAGTCAACGGACGAAGATAAACACCGTGGACGATCGAAACTGGTACTCGCAGCCGAGGCTGTGCAcgcacgtcgacgacgagttcctcgcgcagctcacGCAGCTGTACCGCGAGCGGATCCCCGCCGGGGGTAAGGTGCTGGACATGTGCAGCTCGTGGATCAGCCACCTGCCGCCGGAGGTGGAGTACTCCGAGGTGGTGGGCCACGGCCTTaacgcggaggagctcgggaAGAATCGCAGGTTGAGCCGCTTCTTCGTCAAGAACCTCAACGAGAACccgacgttcgccgcggaggatcAGACGTACGACGCGGTGCTGTGCTGCGTGAGCGTGCAGTACCTGCAGAGGCCCGAGGAGGTCTTCGCCGAGGTCTACCGCGTGCTCAAGCCCGGAGGCGTGTTCATCGTGTCATTCTCCAATCGGATGTTCTACGAGAAGGCCATCTCGGCGTGGCGCGACGGCACCGGATTCAGCAGGGCGCAGCTGGTGAAGCAGTACTTTCAGTGCGTCAGCGGGTTCACCAAGGCGGAGGTCATCACGGAGGTTGGCGTGGAGCCCGACGACTCCGTCTTCGGCAAGCTCAAGAGGTTCATGAAGCGGTCGAGCTCCGATCCCTTCTACGCGGTGGTGGGGTACAGAAACTACAGGCGCATCGACGCATAG
- a CDS encoding predicted protein encodes MGDHDVTLAECVGLLSSESRERKFMGMVLVTKLVHGLDPESLRAVSEAEGFGRFLTSMLRATAVVNTAKEGEDDGLDDGLMMAMGDEERETKAEQVTASHALALAVCAALTRSPDVAADPSFQERIPIFAAAMRRANRYADLPVTAVGDACEACAAVIAAGGEEAEAVAGSLGLVAAAAAAVVAAVKDAADGSGDDDDDDDRPSSDSSSLGPNDAVLRSIQLLGQLLESHAASEPLHVRDSSGHSSKDPRTVKSRPGARVAIAKPRHKPKHNPRARAVADAMPSLTWTLASRAGRPEQIESLRCLVLAMSFAPARRPEGDWPTELARIARSARSGMTMGAAGGGWLDDLRGGLSAVMRSKATREMRHAALDLCSAAADLAGPRWLCGDDLGALNRQAPANRAKAAKTTGVPFFRLALELTRVECAVLLHDVSRDDVELRRRARSSLPVPLVLFERLVAALAADAQAADDEVEAAAAGGGGGGGGGNGGLLSAETAQSAVRSLCDVAGLLLEYLENAAEATKTGAVEELSGGDWPGPDPETTLAATRALGAFLAELPDPHAPRVDALLPALLAPPGAGGFKKNKGGVADPGTEPGTSLSVDAAAAALTTRFLLPYLLQSTEDPHGLEAFERARGPAALASLVDRVTDDEGGVDVEEACGVVTAVCAVLRNAMEGTDRGHAEETLASDACVAFADCAGAMSEWAERVLDRDRSTAWRGGGQVEDGVFLRGLAGLRRDGIEGARGPGAWRGVLDFLRALVPADADRVLSRGYSAGGGAGYLSGEDGEEDGEYGDDDDDETPAFDEDPELNAEVRAKFEAMRKGTD; translated from the coding sequence ATGGGCGACCATGACGTCACGCTCGCGGAGTGCGTCGGGCTCCTGTCCAGCGAGAGTCGCGAGCGCAAGTTCATGGGCATGGTCCTCGTCACCAAGCTCGTCCACGGGCTCGATCCGGAGTCCcttcgcgccgtctccgaggCTGAGGGATTCGGCCGATTCCTCACCTCCATGctccgcgccaccgccgtggtGAACACCGccaaggagggcgaggacgacgggttGGACGACGGGTTGATGATGGCgatgggcgacgaggagcgggaAACCAAGGCGGAGCAGGTcacggcgtcgcacgcgctcgcgctcgccgtgtgcgccgcgctgacccgatcccccgacgtcgccgccgacccgtCGTTCCAGGAGCGCATCCCAATCTTCGCAGCCGCCATGCGACGCGCGAACAGGTACGCGGACCTGCCCGTGAccgcggtcggcgacgcgtgcgaggcgtgcgctgcggtcatcgccgcggggggggaggaggcggaggcggtcgccggatcactcggcctcgtcgcggcggcggcggcggcggtcgtcgccgccgtcaaagacgccgccgacggatctggcgacgacgacgacgacgacgatcgaccTTCCTCGGACTCCTCCTCACTCGGgccgaacgacgcggtgcTCCGCTCGATCCAGCTCCTCGGGCAGCTGCTGGAgtcgcacgccgcgtcggagcCCCTCCACGTGCGCGACTCATCGGGTCACTCATCCAAGGACCCAAGAACCGTCAAGTCCCGGCCCGGCGCCAGGGTCGCCATCGCCAAACCCAGGCACAAACCCAAGCAcaaccctcgcgcgcgcgccgtcgccgacgcgatgccgtcgctgacgtggacgctcgcgtcccgtGCCGGGAGGCCCGAGCAGATCGAGTCGCTTCGATGCCTGGTGCTCGCGatgtcgttcgcgccggcgaggcggccCGAGGGGGATTGGCCGACGGAACTGGCGAGAATCGCGCGGTCGGCACGATCGGGAATGACGATGGGCGCAGCGGGTGGCGGGTGGCTTGACGACTTGCGCGGCGGTCTGAGCGCCGTGATGCGCTCCAAGGCGACGCGAGAGATGCgtcacgccgcgctcgacctgtgctccgccgcggcggatttGGCAGGTCCCCGGTGGctgtgcggcgacgacctcggcgcgctcaacAGACAGGCGCCGGCGAAtcgcgccaaggcggcgaagacgacgggcGTTCCGTTCTTCCGTTTGGCGCTGGAGCTGACGCGCGTGGAGTGCGCGGTGCTCCTCCACGACGTttcccgcgacgacgtcgagcttAGACGTCGCGCGAGGTCGAGCCTGCCGGTTCCCCTGGTGCTCTTCGAGAGGCTggtggcggcgctcgcggcggatgctcaagccgcggacgacgaggtcgaagCGGCAGcagcaggaggaggcggcggtggtggtggtggtaATGGCGGTCTCCtgtcggcggagacggcgcagTCGGCGGTGCGTTCGCtgtgcgacgtcgccggtctCCTGCTCGAGTACCTGGAaaacgccgcggaggcgacgaagacgggcgcggtggaaGAGCTCTCCGGCGGTGACTGGCCGGGCCCCGATCCCgagacgacgctcgcggcgacgcgggcgttgggcgcgttcctcgcggagctccccGACCCgcacgcgcctcgcgtcgacgcgctccttcccgcgctcctcgcgccccccgggGCTGGGGGTTTCAAAAAAAACAAAGGCGGCGTGGCCGACCCGGGAACGGAACCCGGGACGTCGCtcagcgtcgacgccgccgccgccgcgctcaccaccCGGTTCCTCCTCCCGTACCTGCTTCAGAGCACGGAAGATCCGCACGGgctcgaggcgttcgagcgcgcgcggggtcccgccgcgctcgcctccctcgtcgaccgagtcaccgacgacgaagggggtgtcgacgtcgaggaggcgtgcGGCGTGGTCACCGCCGTTTGCGCGGTGCTGAGGAACGCGATGGAGGGGACCGACAGGGGgcacgcggaggagacgctggcgtcggacgcgtgcgtggcgttcgcggactgcgcgggcgcgatgagcgaGTGGGCGGAGCGCGTGCTGGATCGCGATcggtcgacggcgtggcggggcggcggccaagtCGAGGATGGGGTTTTTCTTCGGGGGCTCGCGGGGTTGCGGAGGGACGGGATCGAGGGAGCTCGGGGGCCCGGGGCGTGGCGCGGGGTGCTCGACTTTttgcgcgcgctcgtgccggcggacgcggatcGGGTTCTTTCTCGCGGGTactcggcgggcggcggagccggCTACCTCTcgggggaggacggggaggaggacggggagtatggggacgacgacgacgacgagactcCGGCGTTTGACGAAGATCCGGAGCTCAACGCGGAGGTGAGGGCCAAGTTCGAGGCGATGCGAAAGGGTACCGATTGA
- a CDS encoding glycosyltransferase family 22 protein (related to Dol-P-Man: a-mannosyltransferases) — protein sequence MGRWLRDVGPDLLVLAVATAHVLLTPYAKVEESFNLQATHDFLHHGFHWARFDHHEFPGVVPRTFLGAAALSAATWPVKALVLDGTHHANTKIDGQIAARIALAAAVVTSLARFRRAVRMHLGEGAALAFAILTATQFHPTFYASRTLPNIFAAVLVTFGLGDWLEACARRTAGGRGGSDLRVAERRATQLSKRATCLIACATVIFRCDVAMLLAPVGVHVLATRQQTLAGAVWWGARCVAIALCATVVFDTIAWRPPDGFEAGPFWRGHRGVMWPEGGVLWFNTVENRSAEWGTSPAHWYFTSALPRSLLLAYPLSFVGAAMERRARPALTCACFFVAIYSLLPHKELRFVLPATPLFNACAAVAVDRCVFRALPGASANRKKTDGDTSDDTSAATRRMKGAVPTRVLPALAVFGLWALSVAAHFVFAIAARKNYPGGVAFARLHARDREGRGFDPGSVHVDVAAAMTGVSRFGESADDGAGWVYSKEEGLAPSELASRGFQYLVSGSGSVPGYEVVEAVEGFKGLAVTPTRWPVVRARTEPMIWLHRRLVDDDEDDGEGEAP from the exons ATGGGGCGGTGGCTGCGTGACGTCGGTCCGGACTTGCTGGTCCtggccgtcgccaccgcgcacgtCCTGCTCACCCCTTACGCCAAAGTGGAGGAGAGCTTCAACCTCCAGGCGACGCACGACTTCCTCCATCACGGGTTCCACTGGGCGCGCTTCGATCATCACGAGTTTCCCGGGGTGGTGCCCCGGaccttcctcggcgccgcggcgctctccgcggcgacgtggccgGTCAAGGCGCTCGTGCTGGACGGCACGCATCACGCGAACACCAAGATTGACGGGcagatcgcggcgaggatcgcgctcgccgccgccgtcgtcacgTCCCTGGCTCGGTTCCGACGCGCCGTGCGGATGCATCTGGGAGAGGGCGCGGCCCTGGCGTTCGCCATCCTGACCGCCACGCAGTTCCACCCGACGTTCtacgcgtcgcgcacgctcCCGAAcatcttcgcggcggtgctcgtcaccttcggcctcggcgattggctcgaggcgtgcgcgcgacgaacggccggcgggcggggagggtCCGACTTACGAGTCGCCGAACGACGGGCCACGCAGCTGTCCAAACGCGCGACGTGCCTCATCGCGTGCGCGACTGTCATCTTCCGAtgcgacgtcgcgatgctCCTGGCGCCCGTCGGGGTGCacgtcctcgcgacgcgtcagCAAACTTTGGCCGGGGCGGTGTGGTGGGGCGCGCGCTGCGTGGCGATCGCGCTGTGCGCCACGGTCGTCTTCGACACCATCGCGTGGCGACCGCCGGATGGGTTCGAGGCGGGGCCGTTTtggcgcggacatcgcgggGTGATGTGGCCGGAAGGGGGCGTGCTGTGGTTCAACACCGTGGAGAACAGGAGCGCGGAGTGGggcacgtccccggcgcacTGGTACTTCACTTCCGCGCTGCCCAGGTCGCTGCTGCTGGCGTACCCCCTCTCGTTCGTG ggcgccgcgatggaaCGTAGGGCACGACCCGCGCTGACATGCGCGTGCTTCTTCGTGGCAATCTACTCGCTCCTGCCCCACAAGGAGCTCAGGTTCGTCcttccggcgacgcccctgttcaacgcgtgcgccgccgtcgccgtcgaccgaTGCGTCTTTCGGGCCCTGCCTGGCGCGTCCGCCAATAGGAAGAAgaccgacggcgacacgtCGGATGACACGTCAGCAGCGACACGTCGGATGAAGGGTGCCGTGCCGACGCGAGTGctgcccgcgctcgccgtgttTGGGTTATGGGCTctgagcgtcgcggcgcacttTGTGTttgccatcgccgcgcgaaaAAActaccccggcggcgtcgccttcgccaggttgcacgcgcgcgatcgcgaagGTCGGGGGTTCGATCCCGGGTCAGTGCACGTcgacgtggccgccgcgatgacgggCGTGTCTCGCTTCGGCGAGTCCGCGGACGATGGCGCGGGGTGGGTCTACTCCAAGGAGGAAGGGTTAGCGCCGAGCGAGCTGGCTTCGAGGGGTTTCCAGTACCTCGTGTCGGGGTCGGGCTCGGTGCCGGGGTACGAGGTGGTGGAGGCTGTGGAGGGGTTTAAGGGTCTGGCGGTGACGCCAACGCGGTGGCCGGtggtgcgcgcgcggacggagcCGATGATTTGGCTGCACAGGCGTCtcgtggacgacgatgaagacgacggggagggTGAGGCACCGTAA
- a CDS encoding predicted protein, whose product RELFAQFDQDGSGTIDIMELRQVMRHPKDQLTEEEIDAFAAEMDKDGDGEISYDEFIAAMNRK is encoded by the exons cgcgagctctTCGCGCAGTTTGATCAGGACGGCAGCGGCACGATCGACATCATGGAGCTGCGACAGGTCATGCGCCACCCcaag GATCagctcaccgaggaggagatcgacgccttcgcggcggagatggacaAGGATGGCGACGGGGAGATCTCGTACGACGAATTtatcgcggcgatgaacagaaag
- the FBPASE_1 gene encoding Fructose-1,6-bisphosphatase (Fructose-1,6-bisphosphatase, an enzyme that catalyzes the hydrolysis of fructose-1,6-biphosphate into fructose-6-phosphate and is critical in gluconeogenesis pathway), which yields MERKIDGELAVVLSSVSIACKRIASLVQKAGISGMTGAAGAVNVQGEDQKKLDVVSNEIFCEVLRTSGRTGVIASEEEDTPVAVEETYNGNYVVVFDPLDGSSNIDAAVSTGSIFGVYSSDQSCVPDWGADDEGVVQEKCITNVCQPGNNLLAAGYCMYSSSCILMLTVGHGVYGFTLDPSIGEFVLSHEDVKIPEKGKIYSFNEGNYVNWEPGLKEYMDALKKGGHTEDGKPYSARYIGSLVGDFHRTMLYGGIYGYPGDAKNANGKLRLLYECAPMSFIAEQAGGMGSTGRGRVLDIRPEEVHQRVPFYTGSREEVQYLESFLQEA from the exons ATGGAGCGCAAGATCGACGgggagctcgcggtggtCCTATCCTCCGTCTCCATCGCTTGCAAGAGG ATCGCCAGCCTGGTTCAAAAGGCGGGCATCTCCGGCAtgaccggcgcggccggcgccgtgAACGTCCAGGGCGAGGACCAGAAGaagctcgacgtcgtcagcAACGAGATCTTCTGCGAGGTTCTGCGAACCTCCGGGAGGACCGGCGTGAtcgcgtccgaggaggaggacacgCCGGTGGCGGTCGAGGAGACGTACAACGGCAActacgtcgtcgtcttcgaccCACTCGACGGCTCCTCcaacatcgacgccgcggtgtccACCGGTTCCATCTTCGGCGTGTACTCGTCCGATCAATCATGCGTCCCCGActggggcgccgacgacgagggcgtggtGCAGGAGAAGTGCATCACGAACGTGTGCCAGCCGGGTAACAACCTCCTCGCGGCCGGGTACTGCATGTACTCATCGTCCTGCATCCTCATGCTCACCGTCGGCCACGGCGTCTACGGCTTCACCCTGGACCCGTCCATCGGCGAGTTCGTCTTGTCCCACGAGGACGTCAAGATCCCGGAGAAGGGGAAGATCTACTCCTTCAACGAGGGCAACTACGTCAACTGGGAGCCCGGACTCAAGGAGTACATGGACGCGCTGAAAAAAGGCGGGCACACCGAGGACGGCAAGCCCTACTCCGCGAGGTACATCGGAAGCCTCGTGGGCGACTTTCACCGCACGATGCTCTACGGCGGCATCTACGGGTACCCCGGGGATGCGAAAAACGCAAACGGCAAGCTGCGCTTACTGTACGAGTGCGCCCCGATGAGCTTCATCGCCGAGCAGGCTGGCGGGATGGGCAGcaccgggcgggggcgggtgcTGGACATTCGACCGGAGGAGGTGCACCAGCGCGTGCCGTTCTACACGGGAAGCAGGGAGGAGGTGCAGTATCTCGAGTCCTTCCTGCAGGAGGCGTGA